Proteins from a genomic interval of Paenibacillus sp. FSL H8-0048:
- a CDS encoding ABC transporter ATP-binding protein codes for MTMILRTWDLTKVYEDKEIVSSVNMEIKQGEIYGFLGPNGAGKTTVMKMITNLVKPTAGEIEFAGEKMTHRSYDMLKRMGSIIEYPVFYDKLSARENLALHGEYMGFYDANAIEEALELVKLRAVDSKPVKNFSLGMKQRLGIARAVMTKPELLILDEPINGLDPLGIKELREVFRMLSRDYGMTLLISSHILGEIEQIADTIGVIREGVLVEQVAMDTIRSQQTQYIELVTSECTKAVFVLEGKLGLRNYKVLDPRTIRVYEDIPQLELSRALSAAEVELESMSKKHHSLEDHFVELMGGVNHA; via the coding sequence ATGACAATGATACTCCGGACATGGGATCTGACCAAGGTCTATGAGGATAAGGAAATTGTGAGCAGTGTGAATATGGAGATTAAGCAGGGTGAAATTTACGGGTTCTTAGGACCGAACGGCGCGGGCAAAACAACGGTGATGAAAATGATTACGAATCTGGTGAAGCCAACAGCGGGCGAGATTGAATTTGCCGGGGAGAAGATGACCCACCGCTCTTACGATATGCTGAAGCGCATGGGCAGCATTATTGAATACCCGGTGTTTTACGACAAGCTGAGTGCCCGCGAGAATCTGGCGCTGCATGGAGAGTATATGGGCTTTTATGATGCCAACGCGATAGAGGAAGCGCTCGAATTAGTGAAGCTGAGAGCGGTGGACAGCAAACCGGTGAAGAATTTCTCCCTCGGGATGAAGCAACGATTAGGAATTGCCAGAGCGGTCATGACCAAGCCGGAGCTGCTGATCCTCGATGAACCGATCAACGGGCTGGACCCGCTTGGAATCAAGGAGCTGCGCGAGGTGTTCCGTATGCTGAGCCGTGATTATGGCATGACGCTGCTGATCTCCAGCCACATTCTGGGCGAAATCGAGCAGATTGCCGACACGATCGGCGTAATCCGTGAAGGGGTGCTGGTAGAGCAGGTGGCAATGGATACGATTCGGAGTCAGCAAACCCAGTACATCGAGCTGGTGACAAGCGAGTGCACGAAGGCCGTCTTCGTCCTGGAGGGGAAGCTGGGCCTCCGCAATTACAAGGTGCTTGACCCGCGGACCATCCGTGTCTACGAGGATATCCCGCAGCTTGAGCTGAGCCGGGCCCTGTCCGCAGCAGAGGTGGAGCTGGAGAGTATGAGCAAGAAGCATCATTCGCTGGAGGATCATTTTGTGGAACTGATGGGGGGCGTCAACCATGCTTAA
- a CDS encoding PAS domain-containing sensor histidine kinase, which yields MLKDWASILDNALSGESTYRALFDHHPDFIIVLDRQGRYRDSNRMLSAEEADRLNECRMHPPGEAHFASALAGITSSFELAVEVAEGNEGTGRGAGGTGSVVSAGAGSAGSASAGSTGMGGAERAVITVSYVPLHTDEGIAGVFAILHDPGNRPLSSLLCSWVSMSSRLAAGAEQTVQAGDGDFVYADEMAATKDDDEQPQAEFIFEMAEDKRLSLILNSVSAGIFGLDNLGRTIFINREGAEMLGYKPSELTGLPMMEMIHSLHGGAPRHSLLECPIMRTLQDGVTRSMADEVFWRKDGTSFFVNYRIAPLLDRGMICGVVISFSDITNEREILRAKESAERAAQAKSDFLAMMSHEIRTPMNGMIGMADLLLETELGEEQRSYAEILRSSSYSLLQILNDILDFSKMEAGKMPLQSERFDLREMLEGIIDLFTPKAEEKKLSLRWWADTTVPDIVMTDPSRLRQIIVNLVGNALKFTDRGSVTLSVKNIPLPASPEYLLEFSVRDTGVGIADSKLNLLFQSFSQLHPSINRKYGGTGLGLAICKQLVELMGGTIFVESEEERGSIFRFMLPFMKEEPEPEIPS from the coding sequence ATGCTTAAAGACTGGGCTTCTATTCTGGACAACGCACTGTCAGGCGAAAGTACGTATAGAGCGTTGTTCGATCATCATCCAGACTTCATCATTGTGCTGGACAGGCAGGGGCGGTACAGGGACAGCAACCGGATGTTAAGTGCCGAGGAGGCAGACAGACTGAACGAATGCCGGATGCATCCGCCCGGAGAGGCTCATTTCGCATCTGCTCTGGCCGGGATTACATCGAGCTTCGAGCTGGCTGTGGAAGTCGCGGAAGGAAACGAAGGGACGGGCAGAGGGGCCGGCGGTACTGGAAGTGTGGTAAGTGCTGGTGCTGGAAGTGCGGGAAGTGCTAGTGCTGGAAGTACTGGTATGGGAGGTGCCGAGCGTGCAGTTATTACGGTAAGCTATGTGCCGCTTCACACAGACGAAGGCATTGCCGGTGTATTCGCTATCCTCCATGATCCCGGGAACCGGCCTCTTTCGAGTCTGCTGTGTAGCTGGGTGAGCATGAGCAGCAGACTTGCGGCAGGCGCTGAGCAGACTGTGCAGGCAGGAGACGGGGATTTTGTGTATGCAGATGAAATGGCTGCCACGAAGGATGACGATGAGCAGCCGCAGGCTGAATTCATCTTCGAGATGGCTGAGGACAAACGGCTCAGTCTCATTCTGAACTCTGTCTCTGCCGGAATTTTCGGCCTGGACAACCTGGGCAGGACCATCTTCATTAACCGTGAAGGGGCAGAGATGCTGGGCTACAAGCCGTCAGAGTTGACCGGGCTGCCGATGATGGAGATGATCCATTCCCTGCATGGAGGCGCGCCCCGCCATTCTCTGCTGGAGTGCCCCATTATGCGTACCCTGCAAGACGGAGTTACCCGCAGCATGGCGGATGAAGTCTTCTGGCGCAAGGATGGAACCAGCTTCTTCGTGAATTACCGGATCGCTCCGCTGCTGGACCGGGGGATGATTTGCGGTGTGGTTATTTCCTTCAGCGATATTACGAACGAGCGGGAAATTCTCCGCGCCAAGGAATCGGCAGAGCGGGCTGCACAGGCCAAGTCGGATTTCCTGGCGATGATGAGTCATGAGATCCGCACGCCGATGAACGGAATGATCGGCATGGCCGACCTGCTGCTGGAGACCGAGCTTGGGGAGGAACAGCGCAGCTACGCCGAGATTCTGCGCAGCAGCAGCTACAGTCTGCTGCAGATCCTCAATGACATCCTCGATTTCAGCAAAATGGAGGCCGGCAAGATGCCGCTGCAATCCGAACGCTTCGATCTGCGGGAGATGCTGGAGGGCATCATTGATCTGTTCACTCCCAAGGCAGAGGAGAAGAAGCTCTCCCTGCGCTGGTGGGCAGATACCACTGTGCCGGACATTGTCATGACCGATCCGAGCCGGCTGCGCCAGATTATCGTCAATCTGGTTGGCAACGCGCTGAAATTCACCGATCGGGGCAGTGTCACCTTGTCAGTCAAGAACATCCCGCTGCCCGCCTCACCGGAATATCTGCTGGAGTTCTCGGTCCGCGATACCGGAGTAGGCATTGCCGACAGCAAGCTGAATCTGCTCTTCCAGTCCTTCTCCCAGCTGCATCCGTCCATTAACCGCAAATACGGCGGAACCGGACTGGGGCTTGCTATCTGCAAGCAGCTCGTGGAGCTGATGGGCGGAACGATTTTCGTGGAGAGCGAGGAGGAGCGGGGATCGATCTTCCGGTTTATGCTGCCTTTTATGAAGGAAGAGCCGGAGCCTGAGATACCCTCCTGA
- a CDS encoding AraC family transcriptional regulator — MEWLIRMKNALDYMELKMTETLRIEDVAEVAYVSPFHFQRMFSMLTGFTVADYIRKRRLTLAAQELAVSKVRVLDVALKYGYESPESFAKAFRKAHGITPSEARKPGVQLKAFPRISFHLSLKGDQDMDYKIVDKPAFTVIGKSMEVTTREGENFRRIPQFWDECNEDGTSDKLIELSSSREWLGICMNMDMEKEMLTYWIGVEGTPETDAQGYETAVVPAASWAVFRSEGALPHAIQGVWQRIYQEWFPGTGYEHTGGPEIEVYPPGDTNSEDFVCEVWIPVMKK, encoded by the coding sequence TTGGAATGGCTGATCCGAATGAAGAACGCACTGGACTATATGGAGCTCAAAATGACTGAAACGCTGCGTATCGAGGATGTGGCTGAGGTAGCTTATGTCTCACCGTTCCACTTCCAGCGCATGTTCAGTATGCTGACCGGCTTCACCGTGGCCGACTATATCCGCAAGCGCAGATTGACGCTGGCCGCCCAGGAGCTGGCCGTATCCAAGGTTCGTGTGCTGGATGTGGCACTGAAATACGGATATGAATCGCCGGAGTCCTTCGCCAAGGCGTTCCGCAAGGCGCATGGGATTACTCCTTCGGAAGCGCGTAAACCGGGCGTCCAGCTCAAAGCCTTCCCCCGCATCTCGTTCCACCTATCATTGAAGGGAGATCAGGACATGGACTATAAAATCGTGGATAAACCAGCTTTTACCGTTATCGGCAAATCAATGGAGGTCACTACCCGTGAGGGGGAGAATTTCCGCAGAATCCCGCAGTTCTGGGACGAATGCAATGAGGACGGCACTTCCGACAAGCTGATTGAGCTTAGTTCCTCCCGCGAGTGGCTTGGCATCTGTATGAACATGGATATGGAGAAGGAAATGCTTACTTACTGGATCGGAGTGGAAGGAACGCCGGAGACGGATGCACAGGGGTATGAGACAGCTGTTGTTCCGGCCGCCAGCTGGGCGGTCTTCCGGTCCGAGGGTGCTTTGCCGCATGCGATCCAAGGGGTTTGGCAGCGGATCTACCAGGAATGGTTCCCGGGAACCGGCTACGAGCATACCGGCGGGCCTGAGATTGAGGTATACCCGCCCGGCGATACGAACTCTGAGGATTTTGTGTGTGAAGTATGGATTCCGGTGATGAAGAAATAA
- a CDS encoding sensor histidine kinase has product MIILLLVLVVLLLVVTTLQFLNSRQHARQLDYIHHKLESIIEGGSHERLLLMSSSPQVQQLLTDLNRLLDVNHQGAAKRSKLEQSMRGMLANVSHDLKTPLTVVLGYIETLLHDEAISKEEQERMLRTIHTKAGEVIALMNRFFDLAKLESGDRDIPLSRVELGEICRRNILAFYDLLSESGTDVQIEIPEEPLHIMGNDEALDRILTNLLSNAITYGNAGGVLGLKLYPADAGRVCIEVWDRGKGIAEGHEDKVFERLYTLEDSRNRDYQGSGLGLTITKRLTEQMNGTISLSSQPNVRTAFTLSFPRQSF; this is encoded by the coding sequence GTGATCATTCTTTTGCTGGTTCTGGTTGTACTGTTGCTTGTGGTCACCACGCTGCAGTTCCTGAATTCACGGCAGCATGCCCGCCAGTTGGACTATATTCATCATAAGCTGGAGAGTATCATAGAAGGCGGATCGCATGAGCGGCTGCTCTTGATGAGCAGCAGTCCGCAGGTGCAGCAGCTGCTGACCGATCTGAACCGGCTGTTGGATGTTAATCATCAGGGAGCGGCTAAGCGAAGCAAGCTGGAGCAATCCATGCGCGGAATGCTGGCGAATGTATCGCATGATCTGAAGACGCCGCTGACGGTGGTGTTGGGTTATATTGAGACGCTGCTGCATGATGAGGCGATATCCAAGGAAGAGCAGGAACGTATGCTGAGGACGATTCATACCAAGGCCGGGGAGGTCATTGCGCTGATGAACCGGTTCTTCGATCTGGCCAAGCTGGAGTCGGGGGACCGGGATATCCCGCTCTCGCGGGTGGAGCTGGGCGAGATCTGCCGCCGGAATATTCTGGCCTTCTATGATCTGCTTAGTGAGAGCGGCACGGATGTGCAGATCGAGATCCCGGAAGAGCCGCTTCATATCATGGGCAACGATGAGGCGCTGGACCGGATTCTGACGAACCTGCTCTCCAATGCGATTACCTATGGTAATGCAGGGGGAGTGCTGGGGCTGAAGCTGTACCCGGCGGATGCAGGACGGGTCTGTATAGAAGTGTGGGACCGGGGCAAAGGCATCGCCGAAGGCCACGAGGATAAGGTGTTCGAGCGGCTGTACACCCTGGAGGATTCGCGCAACCGCGACTATCAGGGCAGCGGCCTGGGGCTGACGATTACGAAGCGGCTGACGGAGCAGATGAACGGCACCATTTCCCTGAGCAGCCAGCCGAATGTGCGTACGGCATTTACGCTCTCTTTTCCCAGACAGTCCTTCTGA
- a CDS encoding DinB family protein has product MAAKTNKQLILEFESFIPYIQSLDSMEDADWEAPLEAGKWSLQDLLCHIMLWDKYFYEEALVKIQEGLPLTAAHLDFNAFNANAVLYARTVTRQEAIQQFVLYRTKITGLAASFNDTALEQNHPGGDGKKFSIRRYLRDFISHDKHHKKQIDKYAASVAVTKA; this is encoded by the coding sequence ATGGCAGCCAAAACCAACAAGCAGCTCATTCTTGAATTCGAATCCTTCATCCCCTATATTCAATCGCTGGACAGCATGGAAGATGCAGACTGGGAGGCTCCGCTGGAGGCGGGAAAATGGTCCCTGCAGGATCTCCTTTGCCACATCATGCTGTGGGACAAATACTTTTATGAGGAGGCTCTGGTCAAAATCCAAGAAGGCCTGCCGCTGACAGCCGCACATCTGGACTTCAATGCATTCAATGCCAATGCGGTTCTATACGCAAGGACAGTAACCCGGCAGGAAGCCATCCAGCAATTCGTCCTGTACCGGACCAAGATTACCGGGCTTGCAGCCTCCTTCAACGATACGGCCCTTGAACAGAATCATCCGGGTGGTGACGGCAAGAAATTCAGTATCCGCAGGTATCTGCGAGATTTCATCTCCCACGACAAGCATCACAAGAAGCAGATAGACAAGTATGCAGCATCAGTTGCGGTCACAAAAGCATAA
- a CDS encoding glycoside hydrolase family 13 protein: MKRAFWKEAVVYQIYPRSFQDSNGDGIGDLQGIISRLDYLQKLGVTVVWLSPVYKSPNDDNGYDISDYEDIMDEFGTLRDWEELLAGLHERGMKLMMDLVINHSSDEHAWFAESRSSKDNPYRDYYIWRPGGPDGALPNNWSSIFSGPAWERDEATGEYYLHLFSRKQPDLNWENPRLREALYKMIAFWLDKGVDGLRMDVINLISKVEGLPSVQHEDLAPGELAGGGEYYMNGPRVHEYLQEMNREVLSKYEVMTVGETPGATVEDAILYTDEDRHELQMVFQFEHMDVDSGPGGKWNVVPWTLKGLRDILHKWQVGLADKGWNSLYLNNHDQPRMVSRFGDDGKYRVQSAKMLATLLHTLKGTPYIYQGEEIGMTNVKFPVLEDYKDIEILNMYREKVTEGGADHDTILQAIHTKGRDNARTPMQWDASANAGFTAGTPWLKLNPRYTEINVEQALADADSVFYYYQQLIRLRKQHLIMVYGDYELLLPEHEYIYAYTRTLEGEKWLILLNFSDTPQTIGLTEELNAVTATIIGNYAEEPAVMDRSTLRPYEARVCRIG; the protein is encoded by the coding sequence ATGAAAAGAGCCTTTTGGAAAGAAGCCGTAGTCTACCAGATCTACCCGCGCAGCTTCCAGGACAGCAATGGAGACGGCATCGGCGATCTGCAGGGTATCATCTCCCGGCTGGATTATCTGCAGAAGCTGGGCGTTACTGTCGTCTGGCTGTCGCCGGTCTACAAATCGCCGAATGACGACAATGGTTACGATATTAGCGATTACGAGGATATTATGGATGAGTTCGGTACGCTGCGGGACTGGGAGGAGCTGCTCGCCGGACTGCATGAACGCGGCATGAAGCTGATGATGGATCTTGTCATCAACCATTCCTCGGACGAGCACGCCTGGTTCGCGGAATCCCGCTCTTCGAAGGATAATCCCTACCGGGATTATTACATCTGGCGTCCCGGCGGACCGGACGGCGCGTTGCCGAACAACTGGAGCTCCATCTTCAGCGGACCCGCCTGGGAGCGGGATGAGGCGACCGGCGAATATTATCTCCACCTTTTCTCGCGCAAGCAGCCGGATCTGAACTGGGAGAATCCGCGGCTGCGTGAGGCGCTTTACAAAATGATTGCCTTCTGGCTCGACAAGGGTGTCGACGGGCTACGGATGGATGTCATTAACCTGATCTCCAAGGTGGAGGGTCTGCCTTCGGTGCAGCATGAGGATCTGGCCCCGGGCGAGCTGGCGGGCGGCGGAGAGTACTACATGAACGGCCCCCGGGTCCATGAATATCTGCAGGAGATGAACCGTGAGGTCCTCTCCAAATATGAGGTAATGACCGTTGGCGAGACCCCGGGAGCCACTGTCGAGGACGCCATTCTCTACACGGACGAAGACCGTCATGAGCTGCAGATGGTATTCCAGTTCGAGCATATGGACGTCGATTCCGGCCCGGGCGGCAAATGGAATGTCGTGCCGTGGACGCTGAAGGGTCTGCGCGATATTTTGCATAAATGGCAGGTGGGGCTTGCAGACAAGGGCTGGAACAGCCTCTATCTCAACAACCATGATCAGCCGCGGATGGTCTCCCGGTTCGGAGATGACGGCAAATACCGGGTCCAATCGGCCAAAATGCTGGCCACCCTGCTGCACACGCTCAAAGGCACGCCTTACATCTATCAGGGCGAGGAAATCGGCATGACCAATGTGAAGTTCCCCGTGCTTGAAGACTATAAGGATATCGAGATTCTCAATATGTACCGGGAAAAGGTGACCGAAGGCGGCGCAGACCATGACACCATTCTCCAGGCGATTCATACCAAAGGCCGCGATAATGCCCGCACGCCGATGCAGTGGGACGCTTCAGCCAATGCCGGATTCACCGCCGGAACTCCGTGGCTGAAGCTCAATCCGCGCTATACGGAGATCAATGTGGAGCAGGCGCTGGCTGATGCGGACTCGGTATTTTACTATTATCAGCAGTTGATTCGGCTGCGCAAGCAGCATCTGATTATGGTCTATGGCGATTATGAGCTGCTGCTGCCGGAGCATGAATATATCTATGCCTATACCCGCACCCTGGAAGGTGAAAAGTGGCTGATTCTGCTTAACTTCAGTGATACCCCGCAGACTATCGGACTAACTGAGGAGCTGAATGCCGTCACCGCAACGATCATCGGCAATTATGCAGAGGAGCCCGCAGTCATGGACCGCAGCACCCTCCGCCCTTACGAGGCCAGAGTCTGCCGGATCGGTTAG
- a CDS encoding response regulator transcription factor has product MQQRVLLIEDDEAISEMVYSYLTKEGYEVEIAYDGDMAVSKFLGGLTYDLVLLDLMLPKRSGTDVLQIIRSGSLVPVLIMSAKDSDVDKALGLGFGADDYITKPFSMIELAARVKAAIRRAGYAATGSQAAAGSGVQDGGEIQPEKAKGTRLRGLTVDLDNFSVRKNGQELKLTAKEFHILKLFVSSPGRVFTKAQIYSQVWEEDYYGDENVINVHMRRLREKIEDDPSHPEYIKTLWGIGYKLGDVLL; this is encoded by the coding sequence ATGCAACAGAGGGTGCTGCTGATCGAGGATGATGAAGCGATCAGCGAAATGGTCTATTCTTATCTGACCAAAGAGGGCTATGAGGTGGAGATCGCATATGACGGGGATATGGCGGTGAGCAAGTTCCTGGGCGGGCTTACATACGATCTGGTGCTGCTGGATCTGATGCTGCCGAAGCGTAGCGGTACAGATGTGCTGCAGATTATCCGGAGCGGCAGCCTTGTGCCGGTGCTGATTATGTCGGCGAAGGACAGCGATGTGGACAAGGCGCTGGGGCTGGGCTTCGGTGCGGATGATTATATTACGAAGCCGTTCTCGATGATTGAGCTGGCAGCCCGGGTGAAGGCGGCAATCCGCCGGGCAGGCTATGCTGCAACTGGCAGCCAGGCTGCTGCCGGGAGCGGGGTGCAGGATGGCGGAGAGATACAGCCGGAGAAGGCGAAGGGTACCCGGCTGCGCGGACTGACCGTGGATCTGGATAATTTCTCCGTACGGAAGAACGGGCAAGAGCTGAAGCTGACCGCCAAGGAGTTCCACATCCTGAAGCTGTTCGTGAGCAGTCCGGGCCGGGTATTCACCAAGGCTCAGATCTACAGCCAAGTCTGGGAAGAGGATTATTATGGCGATGAGAATGTAATTAATGTACATATGCGCAGATTGCGCGAGAAAATCGAGGATGATCCCTCCCATCCAGAGTATATCAAGACGCTGTGGGGGATCGGCTACAAGCTGGGGGATGTGCTGCTGTGA
- a CDS encoding class I SAM-dependent methyltransferase — MQEQMSRTNKAAWETKAYQAWTQYHGSPEELAVQLQQDPVHTLRYWLKYTGDPSGLKVLNLLGSHGRKAICFALLGAEATVVDISEENRIYACEVAESAGVKLNYICADAMNIPEEEALGTFDVVLMEFGILHFFTDLNAVFALVRRRLKPGGRLLLTDFHPFARAWLNTKTLQHPTGNYFDDTLRTGEVAFAKLLPEEERAGLPQVVTRSWTLGDILTSIASQGLSIRAFEEIPSAEDPRFPEFYTLVADAAEGPVRTLYLDRTT, encoded by the coding sequence ATGCAAGAGCAGATGTCACGTACGAATAAGGCGGCTTGGGAGACAAAAGCCTATCAGGCTTGGACTCAGTACCATGGTTCACCTGAGGAGCTTGCAGTGCAGCTGCAGCAGGACCCCGTACATACGCTGCGGTATTGGCTTAAGTACACGGGCGATCCGTCAGGCTTGAAGGTGTTGAATCTGCTTGGCTCTCACGGCAGGAAGGCTATTTGCTTCGCTCTTCTGGGAGCTGAAGCCACGGTTGTAGACATTTCGGAAGAGAACCGTATATACGCCTGTGAAGTAGCGGAGTCGGCAGGGGTGAAGCTGAATTACATCTGTGCAGACGCCATGAATATCCCCGAAGAAGAAGCCTTAGGAACGTTCGATGTAGTGCTGATGGAGTTTGGGATTTTGCATTTTTTCACTGATTTAAATGCGGTGTTTGCCTTGGTCCGCAGAAGACTGAAGCCAGGAGGCCGGCTTCTGCTGACCGATTTCCATCCGTTCGCCAGGGCATGGCTGAATACTAAGACGCTTCAGCATCCCACAGGCAATTATTTTGACGATACGCTTAGAACAGGGGAGGTTGCTTTTGCGAAGCTGCTTCCTGAAGAGGAACGTGCCGGGCTGCCACAGGTGGTGACACGTAGCTGGACGCTGGGGGATATCTTAACCTCCATAGCTTCCCAAGGGTTATCGATCCGCGCCTTCGAAGAAATCCCAAGCGCCGAAGATCCGAGATTCCCCGAATTTTACACGCTGGTTGCTGATGCGGCCGAGGGGCCGGTGAGAACGTTATATCTTGATAGGACAACTTAA
- a CDS encoding DegV family protein, whose product MSIVKIFSDSTSDLPQGWKDTYDIGIVPLYVVFEDGTFKDGVEITPEEVYRRVAARGALPKTAAPSPGDFITAFQPVIDSGHDIVYISLSSALSSTYQNALLAAGEFPEGRVHVVDSETLCGGIALLVMKAARAAATGESAANIAAMITEARSRVESEFVVDTLDYLYMGGRCSGMQNFIGSLLKIRPVLRLVDGAIVPVARIRGKKEKAVEQMLQHALVNAADMDKELLIIAHTLAEEDAKMLETALRAQTGVAEIAVIHAGCVIGSHCGPATVGLMYMR is encoded by the coding sequence ATGTCTATCGTAAAAATCTTTTCAGACAGCACTTCCGATTTGCCGCAAGGCTGGAAGGACACGTATGATATCGGCATTGTTCCGTTATATGTCGTCTTTGAGGATGGCACATTCAAGGATGGGGTAGAGATTACCCCTGAGGAAGTGTACCGCAGGGTGGCCGCAAGAGGCGCTCTGCCCAAGACAGCCGCCCCTTCCCCCGGTGACTTCATCACTGCTTTTCAGCCGGTGATCGACAGCGGCCATGATATCGTATACATCAGTCTGTCGTCTGCTCTATCCTCTACATATCAGAATGCACTGCTGGCAGCGGGTGAATTCCCGGAGGGCCGGGTGCATGTCGTCGATTCTGAGACCTTATGCGGCGGAATCGCGCTGCTGGTCATGAAGGCTGCCCGTGCCGCAGCCACGGGCGAGAGCGCTGCCAACATCGCAGCGATGATTACCGAAGCCCGCAGCCGGGTGGAATCGGAATTCGTGGTCGACACGCTGGACTACTTATACATGGGCGGACGCTGCTCAGGGATGCAGAACTTCATCGGCAGCCTGCTGAAGATCCGTCCGGTTCTGCGGCTGGTGGACGGAGCCATTGTTCCTGTTGCCCGCATCCGCGGCAAGAAGGAGAAAGCGGTGGAGCAGATGCTCCAGCATGCGCTTGTGAATGCCGCCGATATGGACAAGGAGCTGCTCATTATTGCCCATACGCTGGCAGAAGAGGATGCCAAGATGCTGGAGACTGCGCTGCGCGCGCAGACCGGTGTTGCGGAAATCGCCGTCATTCATGCCGGCTGTGTCATCGGGAGCCACTGTGGACCTGCTACGGTGGGTCTGATGTATATGCGCTAA
- a CDS encoding ABC transporter permease yields MLKLIRLELRKSKFTFLKGVLIADLAILGFMLLIAFTGMNEGDFATYNDLFQGVSVFVKATYIIFASVLISKLVIDEYKNNTITVLFMYPVPRKMLMAAKLIIVFLFTFLSIWLSNIVISSILAGVGYFLPDVIQGVLTQKLLLTHLVTTGTDALYAAGIGLIPLFFGMRRKSVSATIVSAVLIVMLISSGFGNFRMGNLLGISITLALAGAFIAYLSIRKIEHQDVS; encoded by the coding sequence ATGCTTAAGTTAATCCGGCTGGAGCTGCGCAAGAGTAAATTCACTTTTCTTAAGGGCGTGCTGATTGCGGACCTGGCTATTCTGGGATTCATGCTTCTAATCGCATTTACGGGCATGAATGAAGGGGACTTTGCGACGTATAACGATTTATTTCAAGGGGTGTCTGTGTTTGTAAAAGCGACCTACATCATCTTCGCCTCCGTTCTGATCAGCAAGCTGGTCATCGACGAGTATAAGAATAATACAATCACAGTGCTGTTCATGTACCCCGTACCGCGTAAAATGCTCATGGCAGCCAAGCTGATTATTGTCTTTCTATTCACCTTCTTAAGTATTTGGCTGTCTAATATAGTGATCAGCAGTATTCTTGCAGGTGTCGGTTATTTCCTGCCCGATGTCATTCAAGGAGTGCTGACACAGAAGCTGTTGCTTACCCACCTGGTGACAACTGGAACAGATGCGCTCTATGCGGCCGGCATCGGACTGATTCCGTTATTCTTCGGGATGCGCCGTAAATCCGTATCGGCCACGATTGTCTCCGCTGTGCTGATTGTAATGCTGATCTCCTCGGGCTTCGGGAACTTCCGAATGGGCAACCTGCTCGGAATATCGATCACGCTTGCCCTGGCCGGTGCGTTCATTGCCTATCTCTCGATCCGCAAAATCGAGCATCAGGATGTAAGCTGA